CTAGTTGTCACAGCAATAATGACCAAAATGCATGTTTGCAAATCTATTTGAAGTCAAATCatcttaaaataaattaatttgtaattatttgttattaactctaattagatgaaattaatttttaatttgttgatattAGGTCCAATTTAACTgtcattagttatatatatatatatatatatatatatatatatatatatatatatatatatatatatatatatatatatatatatatatatatatatatatatatatataNNNNNNNNNNNNNNNNNNNNNNNNNNNNNNNNNNNNNNNNNNNNNNNNNNNNNNNNNNNNNNNNNNNNNNNNNNNNNNNNNNNNNNNNNNNNNNNNNNNNNNNNNNNNNNNNNNNNNNNNNNNNNNNNNNNNNNNNNNNNNNNNNNNNNNNNNNNNNNNNNNNNNNNNNNNNNNNNNNNNNNNNNNNNNNNNNNNNNNNNNNNNNNNNNNNNNNNNNNNNNNNNNNNNNNNNNNNNNNNNNNNNNNNNNNNNNNNNNNNNNNNNNNNNNNNNNNNNNNNNNNNNNNNNNNNNNNNNNNNNNNNNNNNNNNNNNNNNNNNNNNNNNNNNNNNNNNNNNNNNNNNNNNNNNNNNNNNNNNNNNNNNNNNNNNNNNNNNNNNNNNNNNNNNNNNNNNNNNNNNNNNNNNNNNNNNNNNNNNNNNNNNNNNNNNNNNNNNNNNNNNNNNNNNNNNNNNNNNNNNNNNNNNNNNNNNNNNNNNNNNNNNNNNNNNNNNNNNNNNNNNNNNNNNNNNNNNNNNNNNNNtatatatatatatatatatatatatatatatatatatatatatatatatatatatatatatatatatatatatatatatatacatatatatatatatatagggtcatgtttaAGTATGGCCGctccttaacgtgcggtcagtgcggccgcaccactatgtacacaaatataaatcacttaatgttagaaaatgcactacacaaatatgcatcattaggtacgtatcaccaaaaaataccccactaggtatgcaaatatacaccacacagtgttagcaaatgcaacATTAGGTGCAGTgaagttatggtgcattattttgggtgtgttgtgtgtttttttgtgtttttgtgtattttcattgtggtgcattttttaacattgaatggtgcattttctaacatttagTGGTGcaaaccgcaccgaccgcatgggaaggcgcgaccacatttgtgTGGAGAGGAGGGGGGGGGATGGATCAAATTAGAATGTGTGCCTacgagagaaataagaaccaatcaTAGCCGTCCATCTAGATAGATCTAAcgtatcaataaaaaaaattttaaaaatgcggtgacattttttttataaataattcaatCTTTGAAGTGCAATTAAATTGTGTTAAATGTGCAAGTAATAGTTTCATAGAGTACACCTAAGtgtaagtaaaatatattaaaagtacaacaatataatatgtatacCAAGCAACAATATTAAGTGTACATAAgtttataattagttgcaccaaatattataattaagtgCACCAGTgtgaaaaagtaaattacttaTACTATTAAGTACGTGTAACTGGTTGCACTTTTAACATATGTTACTTATGctcaaagttcgagttatttacaaaaatgtaagaacacatttttttttattacatgcATATGATCTGTTGATCTTTTCATATAGACAACTCAAATTAGTTCTTATTTTTCTCATGCGTGTTCATTCTCTCCTGTGtgcccctctatatatatatatatatatatatatatatatatatatatatatatatatatatatatatatatatagatatttatatatacctatatatatatatatatatatatatagatatttatatatacctatatatatatatatatatatatatagatatttatatatacctatatatatatatatatatatatatagatatttatatatacctatatatatatatatatatatatataggtatatataaatatctatatatatatatatatatatatatatatatatatatatatatatatatatatatatatatatataaaagattcaaattcatatttactaataacaaaagtttaaaattttttttttgcttaaacaCATTACAATAATTaagtatttgatttcaattatCAATCTCATTCCAACATTTGAACAAAATGTCTAAAATCTGACGAAACTGTTAGTTgagaattaaatttgaaaatgttttcataatttaaaacatTTGGCGTAAAACATGGATATAAATGTGGCCAGACGTAGGTCATGGATGAGGTCATACTTGTGACGCAATTAACTAAAGTTAGCCTCGCAAATCTGTGCTATATATAAAGCAAAACACCTCAACACCTTGAAATGCAACGATTTCTCATCTATAAAAAGCAACCAAATGCCAAATAAACCTCGGCGAAAATTACCCCACTAAACATCGCTAACTTGTTGCATTGTCAAAGGCAGTGAGGTATGTATGCTTCGTTGCTCTTTCAGTTACATTCGTactttcaaagtttcaaattaaacatataatttcTTATTTGTGAAGTTCCCCCCTGCTCCTGCTCCTCCTCCCCACTCCCAGCCCCCAATTTATTGTGGCATGTCTTGAGTACTCAGTTCATGTGTATTTCatattgttaaaataattacaacTCTTGAAAAAGatcttataagttataacatcACCGGAGCAGATCTAGAAAGGTAAAAGGGGGTAGTTGCCCCCTCATCCACCCatcaccattatatatatatatatatatatatgctctagtaaaaattaaataaaatatttttatgcataaaaattgCCAGAGGTTGAGATAGTTTAGTTTGTAGTTAgtggttattttattaaaaaattgccAGAGGTTGAGATAGTTTAGTTTGTAGTTAGTGGTTATTTTATTATGCAAGGTCTAAGGATCAAACCTAGTtgaatacattatttgttggacatcttaattccatggattttaggaagaaaaaaattaatcttgagacaaaattacccttcattttttaaacctaaaattgatacatgacattcccttctaaattatagcgtgtattacatttgtgtaagttcatttaatttaatctttatatgcaacaactattcaaaatttcaatCTTTATATGCGTTATATACTATACAGTAGATTCGTGTATGttcatttgattatttatatgtagaactcatcaaaatttgcattctttatatgcaacaactccactaatttgtgaattaatttgtcaattaataataataataattataataataataacaacaacaacaacaacaatgggcattttggactttatactacttattccctctcaattcccatgtataccaacattattggaattgaaattcccagtaattttattttgcaaaccaaacacttcCACTTTAATtctcacattattcttttccccatgtaattgcaattcttttctcACTTAATTCCTTCCCTCTAACCAAACACCCTATAACTGTATTAGTTATACCTAAATTATAGATTCAGTCTAtgaattattattctatacaaattttctctttaattatGTTGATAGTGGTGTttcaattcattatttatagACTTTATTAatgttaacaatttattttgaatttctaaattattaaagaacATATTGGTTATTtcgtaaaataatattttcaaatttcctTCATGAATCTCAATGCTAGAtggtgaaaaattaaaaatgttagtCATGTAATCTGATCCATATTAAAATGATTAGTTTAGTTTGTATGTAGGAATACTAAATAAATGCAATTAAATTTGTCAAGCACCTTGTGTTCAGTGGACACATATGTGGTTCTCCTTAATGAAAGGTCATAGGATCAAGCCTCATACCCAATTCAATCATCCACTATAGTGttaatttctcaattttgtGCCAAGGCTAAACTGggtattaacaaaaaaaaaatactttgaaCTCTAAATAGTGACTACAATTCATCAACGTAACAGGCAAAAAAGAAACAATGACTGAAGACAGGGAGGGAAATACGCATCTACGAGAATTAATAATCTGTTTCGAAAAGATTAAAGATTTAAAACCACATTTTTCTTCAGAAGTATGTATATACAGAGTGCACGAGAAGCTGCGTACAGCAAACCCAGAGGCTTATACACCTTTGACAATTTCCATTGGGCCTAACCATCATAAACCTTGCAATTCGAGGTTGTGGGAGTTGGAAGGGTTGAAGGAATTTTATACACTGTCCCTTTTAAACAGAGCACAAGGAGTGGGTGTGGAGGAGTGTTGGAAGAAATTAAAGGAGTTGGAAGGCAGAGCTAAGAGCTATTATAATGATCACGTAAGAGGTCTTGGGGATGAATTCGTGAAGATGCTATTGCTTGATGGTTGCTTTATACTGGAATTTGTTATTAGATCATTTCTTCGAGCGCTTGGCGGAGTGCGAGAATACGACGATGATCCCATTTACAATATTAGCGCGGGATGGAAAGATATATTGTTCGTGACATGTTGCTCCTGGAAAACCAACTCCCCTTCTTTGTTCTGCAATCACTCTAGACATGATTATTGGTCGGTCTGGCAACATAGAATTCTCAGACATGGTGGAATTTGTATTTCGGATTAAGATAGGAAAGATGAACATTTTCTCCCTACTCGGTAGTACTGAGCTCAACCCTCAAGAGATAAAGCATTTACTTCAGGCAGTGCACATTTTCTGCCGACCCCCCCAACCCCTAATAAATAATGGGAAGATTCAACTGCAGCAGGAGGAGGCATGTTCTTNNNNNNNNNNNNNNNNNNNNNNNNNCCCTCATCCACCCatcaccattatatatatatatatatatatgctctagtaaaaattaaataaaatatttttatgcataaaaattgCCAGAGGTTGAGATAGTTTAGTTTGTAGTTAGTNCCCTCATCCACCCatcaccattatatatatatatatatatatatgctctagtaaaaattaaataaaatatttttatgcataaaaattgCCAGAGGTTGAGATAGTTTAGTTTGTAGTTAGTGGTTATTTTATTATGCAAGGTCTAAGGATCAAACCTAGTtgaatacattatttgttggacatcttaattccatggattttaggaagaaaaaaattaatcttgagacaaaattacccttcattttttaaacctaaaattgatacatgacATTCCCTAAcaaagtttaaattttttttttttgcttaaacaCATTACAATAATTaagtatttgatttcaattatCAATCTCATTCCCATTTGAACAAAATGTCTAAAATCTGACGAAACTGTTAGTTgagaattaaatttgaaaatgttttcataatttaaaacatTTGGCGTAAAACATGGATATAAATGTGGCCAGACGTAGGTCATGGATGAGGTCATACTTGTGACGCAATTAACTAAAGTTAGCCTCGCAAATCTGTGCTATATATAAAGCAAAACACCTCAACACCTTGAAATGCAACGATTTCTCATCTATAAAAAGCAACCAAATGCCAAATAAACCTCGGCGAAAATTACCCCACTAAACATCGCTAACTTGTTGCATTGTCAAAGGCAGTGAGGTATGTATGCTTCGTTGCTCTTTCAGTTACATTCGTactttcaaagtttcaaattaaacatataatttcTTATTTGTGAAGTTCCCCCCTGCTCCTGCTCCTCCTCCCCCACTCCCAGCCCCCAATTTATTGTGGCATGTCTTGAGTACTCAGTTCATGTGTATTTCatattgttaaaataattacaacTCTTGAAAAAGatcttataagttataacatcACCGGAGCAGATCTAGAAAGGTAAAAGGGGGTAGTTGCCCCTCCATCCACCCAtccaccattatatatatatatatatatatactgctctagtaaaaattaaataaaatatttttatgcataaaaaattGCCAGAGGTTGAGATAGTTTAGTTTGTAGTTAGTGGTTATTTTATTATGCAAGGTCTAAGGATCAAACCTAGTtgaatacattatttgttggacatcttaattccatggattttaggaagaaaaaaattaatcttgagacaaaattacccttcattttttaaacctaaaattgatacatgacattcccttctaaattatagcgtgtattacatttgtgtaagttcatttaatttaaatctttatatgcaacaactattcaaaatttgcaatcTTTATATgcgttatatatatacagtagCATTCGTGTATGttcatttgaattatttatatgtagaactcatcaaaatttgcattctttatatgcaacaactccactaatttgtgaattaatttgtcaattaataataataataataataataataataataacaacaacaacaacaacaatgggcattttggactttatactacttattccctctcaattcccatgtataccaaacattattggaattgaaattcccagtaattttatttttgcaaaccaaacacttccactttattctcacattattcttttcccatgtaattgcaattcttttctcACTTAATTCCTTCCCTCTAACCAAACACCCTATAACTGTATTAGTTATACCTAAATTATAGATTCAGTCTAtgaattattattctatacaaattttctctttaattatgttgatagtggttgtttcaattcattatttatagACTTTATTAatgttaacaatttattttgaatttctaaattattaaagaacATATTGGTTATTtcgtaaaataatattttcaaatttcctTCATGAATCTCAATGCTAGAtggtgaaaaattaaaaatgttagtCATGTAATCTGATCCATATTAAAATGATTAGTTTAGTTTGTATGTAGGAATACTAAATAAATGCAATTAAATTTGTCAAGCACCTTGTGTTCAGTGGACACATATGTGGTTCTCCTTAATGAAAGGTCATAGGATCAAGCCTCATACCCAATTCAATCATCCACTATAGTGttaatttctcaattttgtGCCAAGGCTAAACTGggtattaacaaaaaaaaaatactttgaaCTCTAAATAGTGACTACAATTCATCAACGTAACAGGCAAAAAAGAAACAATGACTGAAGACAGGGAGGGAAATACGCATCTACGAGAATTAATAATCTGTTTCGAAAAGATTAAAGATTTAAAACCACATTTTTCTTCAGAAGTATGTATATACAGAGTGCACGAGAAGCTGCGTACAGCAAACCCAGAGGCTTATACACCTTTGACAATTTCCATTGGGCCTAACCATCATAAACCTTGCAATTCGAGGTTGTGGGAGTTGGAAGGGTTGAAGGAATTTTATACACTGTCCCTTTTAAACAGAGCACAAGGAGTGGGTGTGGAGGAGTGTTGGAAGAAATTAAAGGAGTTGGAAGGCAGAGCTAAGAGCTATTATAATGATCACGTAAGAGGTCTTGGGGATGAATTCGTGAAGATGCTATTGCTTGATGGTTGCTTTATACTGGAATTTGTTATTAGATCATTTCTTCGAGCGCTTGGCGGAGTGCGAGAATACGACGATGATCCCATTTACAATATTAGCGGGATGGAAAGATATATTGTTCGTGACATGTTGCTCCTGGAAAACCAACTCCCCTTCTTTGTTCTGCAATCACTCTATGACATGATTATTGGTCGGTCTGGCAACATAGAATTCTCAGACATGGTGGAATTTGTATTTCGGATTAAGATAGGAAAGATGAACATTTTCTCCCTACTCGGTAGTACTGAGCTCAACCCTCAAGAGATAAAGCATTTACTTCAGGCAGTGCACATTTTCTGCCGACCCCCCCAACCCCTAATAAATAATGGGAAGATTCAACTGCAGCAGGAGGAGGCATGTTCTTCTTGTTGCTTTTGGGAACAACCACAAAAAAGTACATTCGATTCATCCATTGTACGGGCTGCAAGTGAGCTTCAAGAAGCTGGTGTTGACATAAAAAAGGTTAAAGAAACCACAACTACTACTCTATTTGATATAAAGTTCAATCATGGCGTATTAGAGATCCCATCTTTCACTCTCTTTGATCTAACAGAAACCTTCCTCAGAAATCTCATAGCCTACGAGCAACATTCGTGGGATGTGCGTCCCAAGTATTTTACAGATTATGCCGTGTTCATGGATGATCTTATTAATACAGAGAAGGATGTCAACTTACTTCGTCTTAAAGATGTTCTTTTAAATGGATTGGGAGATGAGAAAGAAGTGACACATCTTTTTAACAATCTTTGCCGAGGGATTAGGCCTTCTAGTAATGATGACTTCTATTACAAAGATGTGTACAACGAATTGAATGGACATTACAAAAAATCGTGGAATGTGGCGATGGCAAAACTAAGACGCAATTATTTTCATAGTCCATGGGCAGGGATTTCTACCTTTGCAGCTATACTGCTTCTTTCGCTCGCTATTGTACAGACTGTCGTAGCTGCACTTGATCTGTATAAGTAATTAATTTCATCAATCTAATAAGCTAGCTTAGTGTGTTGCGTTGTTAAGAATGTttgctgaatatatatatattttcaagtggtttatgcaatgaaattattattattattattattattatattattactactactactactagtaaTTTACCCGTGCAGTGCacaacatatattatattatctatatattaaaaataaataagctacaatttatactatttacaaatattaaagaaatacattaataataaaaaatgaaatatacaactataatttgtaaatttgttGACATATAGATTTAGCATTTGTCACAAACAACTTCATAATAAACTTTGATGGGTGATAGGTTAAAGGCTCGGTACTCGAAGCTCAACGGGAGTGCAAGGGACGACCAGCGGAGGTGGAGGAAAGGGTTCGAAGAGAGACAGGATGGGGTGCTTAAGGTCGACGGGTGAAAGGTCGGTTATTGGAAGGACTGACTCAAAGGGCGTGAGTTTGATAATAGACAAATATGCTTGGTGGTTCCTTTGGTGATaaggcagctgaagatcttagaCTGAGAGTGATTGAACATAACTATTGAAACAGTTGATTACAATGGAGGAAAGGTCGGACCGAAGAAGACTTCTACAATTTAAGATAGAGTAAATACTCAAAATAGTCtctcgactatagcataattcacaaattgatccttaattattgattcaatccaattaagtcctcaactattaaaaatttaccCAATTAGGTCCTCCGTCAATTCTTCCGTTTAAAACCCGTCAACTTTGAGGTTAAAAGCGTAATTTAATCAGCTCAATGTCCAAAACCACCCCGCTACCTCGCTGCTCTCCCAACCCCTCTTTCGCCACCTCTGCCACGTCGCCCACCTCTCTCTTAACCTCTACCTCTGCCGCCCTCTTCTCTTCTTCACCATTGCCTCCGTCCTTTCCTATGTTGCCTCCCTACACCATCCCaagaaaaaaacacaaatctTCTTTCAATTAATATTGGTTGATTTGCTACAAGTTTTCCATAGTTCATCTTTTGCGTCGTCGGCAACCCGAACTGCAGCGAAGCGAGCTCGAATTTGAACCAGGGTTCAAATTCAAGTGGGCCGTAATCGATCTCGAGTTTATTCCCTTTGTCGATTCCTTTTGGTCTTGAAAAGCATTCTTGTTGTACTAATCAAGCTCGGCGTCTTTAGATAGCCAAAACGACTCCGGAGGAAATTCCGGCGGCGCTTCACTTCCGGCATCATCTTCAATAATGTAGGGGCGCCCAGAACTGCATATGCGATATGATCAGGGAATTGTGGAGCACTAGTGTGACATTGCTCGCATCCCAAATGTATATATGATTCTGTAGAATATAATCTGATAAGGccccttttctctctcttcaatGCTTTGAAATGCTTTACACTTGAGGTGCTTGTATTGTGAACCTTTCATTTCTGCTGTGAAATGGGATTTCACAGAGAAGATTAGTTAACTCAACAGCAATCACACAAAAGAATGTCATTGAAGGTATTCATTCATTTTTAACAAGTTTGTGAAAGCCAATTTTGATAGTCTGTAGTTTGGAAATATATCTACAATGGTGGAGGTTAAGATAAAAGTGGGCGACATGGTGGAGGCGGCAAAGGAGGTGGAGTCGAAGAGCAGCGATGTGATGGGATCTAGGTGGTTTTGGAGGTTGAGCAGATTTGATAGTAGATTCAATTcactctttttcttctttgttcaaTCCTGGCCAACCACGGTTGTCGCTGGTGGCGATGAAGTCGAGAACCAAAAGGGATAAGTGAGACAAATAATAGAGCGACGACGTATTAGGTCTTAATTTTAGGTATAGTTTACTGTATAGTAAAGAAGCTGATGAAATTACTCTTTTGACCTCAAAGTTGATAGGCTTTAGAGGGAGGAATTGACGGAGGACCTAATTgagtaaatttttaatagttgaggacttaattggattgAATCAATAGTCAAAgatcaatttgtgaattatgttatagtcgagggactattttgggtatttactctttaatatattatgccattgaataatttaattaatgctATGCGCAGCTTACGCGCAATAGCAGTATAACTACCGACCAACGACAATTACTATATAGACATTTCAGAGAGCTTTGATTGTGATTAGTCAGAAATCAGAATGCATGTGAAGGAAGACTTATGAAGGGTAGGCAGGCTCCAAGTCTCCAACAACCAGTCAACAAGGAAAACATTAATAAAAGAAACAAGAATGAGTTGCTAAAACTCAATTATTTCTGTTTAcagaattgaaataaaattagctTATGAATAggcatttaaaatattattttgaataagattcactaataatttttattgtgtcaaaataaatttgtattcttagaaaatagaaattttGAAAGACTTTGTAGGAGTCTTTTATCTTTGAACAAGATTAATGTAGATTATCAAGCTCGAGAATCATTTCAATTATTTGTTTTGCCAACGAGTCACCATCCAAAGTTGCATGGACCACTTCAACAAAGATGTATTTATTCTATTCATCTCTATACCTTGAGGATAACGTGTTTTTTTAAAGGGTGGAAAATGATGATACgcaaaaaggaaagaaataatGGACAATAATTAACACGGCTGGAAATTATCGATTTTTCGACCACCCAAAAAACTGGTcgcaaaaagtaattttttttcatttttccgtCAAAGAATTATGTTGGTCGGAAAGTAGTAggaaattccgaccacttttaCTACGTGGTCCGAATATTTTGAAcctgtttaaatttttaaattagattttttttccgACCACTTGGTGGTCAgaaattgattaatatatattgcTCCAGACTTTAGAAAAAGAATCGATTCAAACACTTAAGCCTTCCCCAATAGTAGAAattttggtgtggtttttgatgagtttttataggtgtgattaggaaagaaaaaatgaggtggagaaaaaaaaagaaaaagaaaaaaataaaacaaaatataaaattgaaaaagaaataaaaaaaaatacgaccattaaaaaaaatgatactatTTTGAATCATGATCCATAatgctgtgtggatcatggtccactgTAAAATATGTCTGCGATAAGCTTGGCAATGGGAAACAATACAAACATGATCCCATTTACATGATGGTTAGTGGGATGAAAAGTAATATTGTTCGTGacatatttataaagaaaagtataacactttagaaaaaaaatgtaatacttttacattaaaatataaaaatattacattttttattataagtaacaaacattttattccttattagtattaaaatttttagtataagtattacagtTATATAGTGACCCAAtttaaaaggcaaaaacttgtgtgcgACCTTTCATGGATTCTTGTTTGTGAGACTGGTCGagtcaaaataaaatgcaatacttatactagcaaatgtaatactaaatcagaaataaaatgttgagtttattaccgaaatgatccctcgactattgtgaaattgcCAATTTGGtcttcgacaatttttcgtgcccaattaaattcctcgactttgaaaattttaaccaatttggtcatccgtttattttgccgttaaatatGTTTAACGGGACGAAATTGATagttttgctatagtcaaggaaccaaattggtaattaattttcactaaaatggtcccttgactattgcaaaattactaatttcgtccattgactatagcaaaattatcaatttggtcccgattttaacagatgtttaacggcaaaataaacggaggaccaaattggttaagattttcaaagtcgagggacttaattgggcacgaaaaattgtcgagaacCAAATTAGTAATATCGCAATAGTCGGGggtc
This region of Ipomoea triloba cultivar NCNSP0323 chromosome 15, ASM357664v1 genomic DNA includes:
- the LOC116006248 gene encoding UPF0481 protein At3g47200-like, which codes for MTEDREGNTHLRELIICFEKIKDLKPHFSSEVCIYRVHEKLRTANPEAYTPLTISIGPNHHKPCNSRLWELEGLKEFYTLSLLNRAQGVGVEECWKKLKELEGRAKSYYNDHVRGLGDEFVKMLLLDGCFILEFVIRSFLRALGGVREYDDDPIYNISGMERYIVRDMLLLENQLPFFVLQSLYDMIIGRSGNIEFSDMVEFVFRIKIGKMNIFSLLGSTELNPQEIKHLLQAVHIFCRPPQPLINNGKIQLQQEEACSSCCFWEQPQKSTFDSSIVRAASELQEAGVDIKKVKETTTTTLFDIKFNHGVLEIPSFTLFDLTETFLRNLIAYEQHSWDVRPKYFTDYAVFMDDLINTEKDVNLLRLKDVLLNGLGDEKEVTHLFNNLCRGIRPSSNDDFYYKDVYNELNGHYKKSWNVAMAKLRRNYFHSPWAGISTFAAILLLSLAIVQTVVAALDLYK